The Streptomyces camelliae genome window below encodes:
- a CDS encoding MGMT family protein: MSEQSPAEDTRDGYGDALPEYAERVLQVAERIPPGRVMTYGDVAEWLEYEEGEREALSGKGGGRRMGGPRQVGRVMALYGGAVPWWRVVRADGVLLPGHELRALDHYRAEGTPLKEAGRSAEGHLPRLDMRRARWDGGADAEGHT, from the coding sequence ATGAGCGAGCAGAGCCCTGCCGAGGACACCCGCGACGGGTACGGGGACGCGCTGCCGGAGTATGCCGAGCGGGTCCTCCAGGTCGCCGAGCGCATTCCGCCGGGACGCGTGATGACGTACGGGGATGTCGCCGAGTGGCTTGAGTATGAGGAGGGCGAGCGCGAAGCGCTCTCCGGCAAGGGTGGTGGGAGACGGATGGGCGGACCGCGCCAGGTCGGCCGGGTGATGGCTCTCTACGGAGGCGCGGTGCCGTGGTGGCGTGTCGTACGCGCCGACGGGGTGCTGCTGCCGGGGCATGAGCTCAGAGCCCTCGACCACTACCGCGCGGAGGGCACGCCGCTCAAAGAGGCAGGCAGGAGCGCAGAGGGGCATCTGCCGCGGCTCGACATGCGGCGGGCCCGGTGGGACGGCGGGGCGGACGCGGAGGGTCACACCTGA